The following proteins are co-located in the Vibrio azureus genome:
- the sctE gene encoding type III secretion system translocon subunit SctE yields the protein MSTFMSPISAAVNVIAVEEETKSKQSVSTQSTATESITPKQPLPGSSVNLNALWRMVEEQFKEVANALSGTGKEHSDAKKALIDAQKDSQINQLKERESKIAEQQKAAKKSNFWSKFGMALGIIAALVIAPFNPVMSAIMIGTMVAAVVIPKIADEVMKAAGVPEDIRNKVKMGLEIGIGIVGMLLSFSPAQLMNNIAKTAATTLSKVVPKVVTNAVTKFASQGASFAGKTASGAVKAAGRALQEVMENANAILKLLKAFCPKLSQLISKAQAGLNKAQKILDDLLENIQDFMMNSEKARVRATRASQVMEVSSSTSSVVSAGYGVKSADISKDLEIDEARQQELEARIQQILMMLDQALRSLNEVFQSIFKTNSDHRDFNQKMISIHM from the coding sequence ATGAGTACATTCATGAGTCCTATCTCAGCAGCAGTTAATGTAATTGCTGTTGAGGAAGAAACGAAAAGTAAGCAAAGTGTATCAACTCAAAGCACTGCTACTGAATCTATTACGCCAAAACAACCTCTTCCTGGAAGTTCTGTTAACCTGAATGCTTTATGGCGAATGGTCGAAGAACAATTTAAGGAAGTGGCAAATGCCCTTTCAGGTACAGGTAAAGAGCACTCTGATGCAAAGAAAGCGTTGATTGATGCACAAAAAGATTCTCAGATTAATCAATTAAAGGAACGCGAAAGCAAAATTGCAGAGCAACAGAAAGCAGCTAAAAAGAGCAACTTTTGGAGCAAGTTTGGCATGGCGCTTGGTATTATTGCCGCTCTTGTCATTGCACCATTCAACCCTGTAATGTCTGCCATTATGATTGGTACTATGGTTGCAGCCGTTGTGATACCGAAAATTGCTGATGAAGTGATGAAAGCCGCTGGTGTACCAGAAGACATTCGCAATAAAGTCAAGATGGGCCTTGAAATTGGTATTGGTATTGTGGGTATGTTACTCAGCTTTAGCCCTGCTCAACTGATGAACAATATTGCAAAAACAGCAGCGACCACATTATCAAAAGTGGTACCAAAAGTTGTTACAAATGCCGTTACGAAATTTGCTTCACAAGGTGCATCATTTGCAGGTAAAACTGCCAGCGGCGCTGTAAAAGCTGCTGGCAGAGCGCTTCAGGAAGTAATGGAAAATGCTAATGCGATCCTCAAACTCTTGAAAGCATTTTGTCCAAAGCTAAGCCAATTGATTAGCAAAGCTCAAGCAGGTTTGAATAAAGCTCAAAAGATACTAGACGATCTGCTTGAAAATATACAAGATTTCATGATGAATAGCGAAAAAGCTCGTGTTCGTGCTACACGAGCGAGTCAAGTTATGGAAGTCAGTTCATCTACGAGTTCTGTTGTCAGTGCCGGATATGGCGTTAAATCGGCAGATATCTCTAAAGATTTAGAAATTGATGAGGCTAGACAGCAAGAACTAGAAGCTCGTATTCAACAAATATTAATGATGTTAGATCAAGCTTTGCGTTCTCTAAATGAAGTCTTCCAAAGTATCTTTAAAACCAATAGTGATCATCGCGATTTTAATCAGAAAATGATTTCAATTCATATGTAA
- a CDS encoding paraquat-inducible protein A codes for MHVQPNSQQLIACEECGLIVHIPDISPSHSAQCPRCQHLLTKIIARPYQGVIAVSIASLIALILSISFPFMSFSVQGMTQQITLLHAAAMLAEYHNALLGGLLLATVLILPALYISLILFMHIWAARLPHLPLSKRRARIARVLCKVLFQVKPWLMVDVFLIGVLVSLIKIAALATVSMGISFWAFFAYAILVVKCITIVDKSWLWGHFIPARAIHNVHAGQSHLNHNHIGCHVCHQINPINSCKSHHCIRCRTPLKPYNPSTSLQKAWALLIASVILYLPANLYPMMYTVSLGHSQGSTILEGVILLWKLGSYPVAVVIFFASIFIPMAKMLALGWLYYNAKKSQYLAPDVSFSRLKIFRITELIGRWSMIDIFVVAILVALVQLQNLMSIYPGPAALSFAGVVLLTMLSAMSFDPRILWQSPSNKRQSPASNPLTEITEHE; via the coding sequence ATGCACGTTCAACCTAACTCTCAACAACTCATTGCCTGCGAAGAGTGCGGTTTAATTGTGCATATTCCTGATATAAGCCCAAGCCACAGCGCTCAATGTCCCCGTTGCCAGCATTTATTAACCAAGATTATTGCAAGGCCATATCAAGGCGTCATCGCTGTCTCAATAGCCAGCCTCATTGCACTAATTTTAAGTATTTCCTTTCCATTTATGTCGTTTAGCGTTCAAGGCATGACGCAACAAATCACACTATTACACGCAGCAGCAATGCTGGCTGAATATCACAATGCCTTGCTTGGTGGTTTGCTCCTAGCCACTGTACTCATTTTGCCCGCTCTTTATATCAGCCTCATTTTATTTATGCATATTTGGGCAGCTCGATTGCCCCATCTACCTTTAAGCAAACGCCGAGCAAGGATAGCCAGAGTACTATGTAAGGTATTGTTTCAAGTTAAGCCTTGGTTAATGGTGGATGTATTTCTGATTGGGGTATTGGTTAGTCTAATTAAAATTGCAGCCTTAGCAACCGTCAGTATGGGCATTTCATTTTGGGCATTTTTTGCTTATGCTATTTTAGTGGTAAAGTGCATTACTATCGTTGATAAAAGTTGGCTTTGGGGGCATTTTATTCCTGCTAGAGCTATCCATAATGTCCATGCAGGGCAAAGCCACCTCAACCACAATCACATTGGCTGCCATGTTTGCCACCAGATTAACCCTATAAACTCGTGTAAATCTCATCATTGCATCCGATGTCGTACACCACTTAAGCCCTACAATCCTTCCACCAGTTTACAGAAAGCTTGGGCTTTACTTATCGCTTCCGTGATTTTGTACCTCCCTGCTAATCTTTACCCAATGATGTATACCGTGAGTCTGGGACACTCACAAGGCTCTACCATCTTAGAAGGTGTCATTTTACTCTGGAAATTGGGATCATACCCTGTCGCTGTAGTCATCTTTTTCGCCAGTATCTTCATTCCTATGGCAAAAATGTTGGCTTTGGGGTGGTTATATTACAACGCTAAAAAATCCCAATATTTAGCTCCCGATGTAAGTTTTTCGCGCCTCAAAATTTTTCGTATTACCGAGCTCATCGGACGATGGTCTATGATTGATATCTTCGTCGTAGCAATATTAGTTGCGTTAGTACAACTTCAAAACCTTATGTCGATATATCCTGGTCCTGCTGCTCTTTCTTTCGCAGGTGTCGTTCTTTTAACGATGCTTTCAGCAATGTCGTTTGACCCTCGTATTTTATGGCAGTCACCTTCCAACAAAAGGCAATCTCCCGCTTCTAACCCTTTAACTGAGATCACCGAACATGAGTGA
- the pqiB gene encoding intermembrane transport protein PqiB encodes MSDKNNTTAQIQPQKQISAIWIIPLLALVMGLWMLYKYIESTGPEITLILPTAEGIEANKTEIKALNVKIGTITKVQLSEDYDHIIAKAQMNKDAARMLRKDSLFWVVKPRIGREGVSGLETLLSGAYIQLQPGHAKQEQRLFTVLNVPPVAPPDAKGLRVILTHKEAGKLNIGDPVIYQGFTVGRVESATFDVNQRQALYQLFIFKPFDSLVQTRTHFWLSSGIDLQLNAEGFDVKFGSIESILTGGVTFGPISGMANGEPLTKDLAKFRLYDDKKQVREGMYDESIKFVMMFEESVRGLKPKAPVEYRGLRIGTVLKVPMNLPTPGEDFSAKRIPVLIRIEIGRIYRDFSKASLPELQTALIEEFSKGLRGTLKTGNLLTGALYIDTDFYPEDAPYTPRQYKSFEVFPTKQGGFAQVQRQVNDFLNKVNQLPIETTVESLNQTLKHSEQTLATINRVADSVDKLLNLEGTQAIPNDIRQSLNKLQQTIDAYGPNSTMYNEMESSLKQLDQVMMEFKPILKQLNTKPNALVFGEQAIEDPIPVRGQQ; translated from the coding sequence ATGAGTGATAAAAACAATACAACCGCTCAAATACAGCCACAAAAGCAAATCTCTGCGATTTGGATCATCCCTTTGTTAGCCCTAGTTATGGGGCTATGGATGCTTTATAAGTACATCGAAAGTACTGGCCCAGAAATCACTCTCATCCTACCAACTGCAGAGGGCATCGAAGCCAATAAAACGGAAATTAAAGCTCTGAATGTTAAAATTGGCACAATTACTAAAGTCCAACTCAGCGAAGACTACGATCACATCATTGCTAAAGCTCAAATGAACAAAGATGCAGCCAGGATGTTACGAAAAGATTCATTATTCTGGGTTGTAAAGCCACGCATCGGCCGCGAAGGTGTTTCAGGGCTTGAGACGCTTTTATCAGGTGCCTATATTCAGCTTCAGCCTGGCCATGCAAAACAAGAACAACGTCTTTTTACAGTATTAAATGTACCGCCTGTTGCTCCACCAGATGCCAAAGGTCTGCGGGTAATCTTGACCCATAAAGAGGCCGGAAAGCTCAACATTGGAGATCCTGTCATTTACCAAGGCTTTACTGTCGGTAGAGTTGAATCTGCCACGTTTGATGTCAATCAACGTCAGGCTTTATATCAACTTTTCATCTTCAAACCATTTGACAGCTTAGTTCAAACTAGGACCCATTTTTGGCTTAGCTCAGGGATTGATCTCCAGCTAAATGCAGAAGGGTTTGATGTTAAGTTTGGTTCGATCGAGAGCATTTTAACTGGTGGAGTCACGTTTGGCCCAATATCTGGTATGGCAAACGGTGAGCCATTAACCAAAGACTTAGCAAAATTCCGTCTTTATGATGATAAAAAGCAAGTCCGTGAAGGCATGTATGATGAATCGATTAAATTTGTCATGATGTTTGAAGAGTCAGTGCGAGGGCTTAAACCAAAAGCACCTGTCGAATATCGTGGCTTACGCATTGGCACTGTACTGAAAGTACCAATGAACTTACCTACCCCTGGTGAAGATTTTTCTGCAAAACGTATTCCAGTCCTGATCCGAATCGAAATCGGGCGTATCTATCGTGATTTTAGTAAAGCATCATTACCAGAATTGCAAACAGCTCTCATAGAAGAGTTTTCTAAAGGACTCAGAGGAACATTAAAAACAGGTAACCTTTTAACAGGCGCTCTATATATCGATACTGATTTTTACCCAGAAGATGCTCCTTATACACCTCGACAATATAAAAGTTTTGAAGTCTTCCCGACCAAGCAAGGTGGATTTGCTCAAGTCCAACGTCAAGTGAATGATTTCCTCAACAAAGTAAATCAGTTACCTATAGAAACCACTGTAGAATCACTTAACCAAACTCTTAAGCACTCAGAGCAAACTTTAGCGACGATAAATCGAGTGGCGGACAGCGTTGACAAACTACTCAACCTGGAAGGTACACAAGCGATTCCTAATGATATTCGCCAAAGCCTTAATAAATTACAACAGACAATCGATGCCTATGGGCCCAATTCGACTATGTATAATGAAATGGAATCAAGCCTAAAACAGCTTGACCAAGTTATGATGGAATTTAAACCCATTCTCAAACAGTTGAATACAAAACCTAATGCCTTGGTTTTTGGTGAGCAAGCAATCGAAGACCCCATCCCTGTAAGAGGCCAACAATGA
- a CDS encoding PqiC family protein — protein MSDKKSVIRKLHLLLVATLLAGCSSSSDTVVKQYLLPTAVNETIKVDQPFKADLSQPYLVVRPVKLTAFLNGHGIVYQTSPSEIVQARYHQWANDLSAQLTQRIINELRSKQNVKSKPLNYWPIEVDSLINQSQADQLQINLTQFNGNYQGEASIQGEWQLVNHAGKILMAEPIKMTTPLAADGYEALVDALSDSLNKVIYQLASSLSATTPPK, from the coding sequence ATGAGTGATAAGAAATCCGTAATCCGCAAACTGCACCTACTATTAGTTGCCACTCTACTCGCAGGATGCAGCAGTTCATCTGATACCGTGGTAAAGCAGTACCTTTTGCCCACCGCGGTTAATGAAACCATTAAGGTTGATCAACCATTCAAAGCCGATTTATCTCAGCCTTACCTTGTTGTACGCCCAGTTAAACTTACTGCGTTTCTGAATGGCCATGGAATCGTCTATCAAACTTCACCGAGTGAAATCGTTCAGGCGCGATATCATCAATGGGCGAATGATCTTTCAGCACAATTAACACAGCGTATTATCAATGAATTAAGAAGCAAACAAAACGTAAAAAGTAAGCCGCTAAATTATTGGCCGATTGAAGTCGATAGCCTTATAAATCAAAGCCAAGCAGACCAATTACAGATCAATTTAACGCAATTTAATGGCAATTATCAGGGAGAAGCGTCAATCCAAGGTGAGTGGCAGCTGGTCAATCATGCCGGAAAAATCCTCATGGCGGAACCCATCAAGATGACAACGCCATTAGCAGCCGATGGCTACGAGGCGCTCGTTGACGCACTTTCAGACTCCTTGAATAAAGTGATTTATCAATTGGCCTCCTCACTCTCGGCAACTACCCCACCTAAATAA
- a CDS encoding extracellular solute-binding protein codes for MKKIHKTKILASMLMVGFQTQAGQLPNNIEWISNSNEPLFASDEALRGGTLRTYITSFPQTLRSVGPDANSGLRQYLMDGAPKLAQRHPNTGKWIPQLAKAWAFGDDHKTVYFRLDETAKWSDGESITADDYLFMMKYYTSQDIIDPWYNDFFTNSVLSVEKIDEFTIKVNLAVAQSQDALMVLINMPSNGFQPRPEHFFKSETDQNNDGMPDNFVRKFNFKAEPTAAPYYLDKVKKGKSVTFKHVGEKWWGYNNRYYKNRYNVDKVRIMVIRDEDIALKHFEKGKLDYFEMVLPHFWHDKSNGDVYKKGYIQKYWGFNQVPQGAGGLWMNTAMPLLDNPDVRKGIIAASDFDGMIKNIMRGDYLRKPHALGFGHGKYDNPNNVPPKFNPEQAIKHFESAGFTNIGTDGVRINEKGQRLSFAITYGYQSHTPRIAYLKEQAKLAGLEFNLNLVDGSSAFKYILEKKHQLAFLNMGGGEIPSYWEYFHSDNANKAQTNAHTNYSSDSLDKLIEAYDNEFEQEKRYQLSRQIQKYVENANVIVPGYMVPYTRDAHWRWLKVAQGGMTKHTEWMFHPMDIGNFWIDASDKKQTQKAIKSGQIFPEVTVIDEHYKL; via the coding sequence ATGAAAAAAATCCATAAAACTAAAATCTTAGCATCAATGCTGATGGTAGGCTTTCAAACTCAAGCGGGCCAACTCCCCAATAATATAGAGTGGATCTCAAACAGTAATGAACCTCTTTTTGCTTCTGATGAGGCTTTAAGGGGGGGAACATTACGGACTTATATCACTAGCTTTCCTCAAACATTACGCAGTGTCGGCCCCGATGCTAATTCAGGCCTGCGTCAATATTTAATGGATGGAGCTCCTAAGTTAGCGCAACGCCATCCCAATACAGGTAAATGGATCCCGCAGTTGGCGAAGGCTTGGGCTTTTGGCGATGATCATAAAACGGTTTATTTCCGATTAGATGAAACGGCTAAATGGTCTGATGGAGAGAGCATTACCGCAGATGACTATCTTTTCATGATGAAATACTACACATCGCAAGATATTATCGACCCTTGGTATAATGACTTCTTCACAAATAGTGTTCTAAGTGTTGAAAAAATTGATGAATTTACCATTAAGGTAAACCTAGCGGTTGCTCAAAGCCAAGATGCTCTTATGGTTTTGATTAACATGCCAAGTAATGGTTTTCAGCCGCGACCAGAGCATTTCTTCAAAAGTGAAACCGATCAAAATAATGATGGCATGCCTGATAATTTCGTACGCAAATTTAACTTTAAAGCAGAACCCACTGCTGCCCCATATTATTTAGACAAAGTTAAGAAAGGTAAGAGCGTCACTTTTAAACATGTGGGTGAAAAGTGGTGGGGTTACAATAATCGTTATTACAAAAATCGATATAATGTTGATAAAGTTCGCATCATGGTGATACGTGATGAAGATATTGCTCTTAAGCATTTTGAAAAAGGTAAACTGGACTATTTTGAGATGGTTTTACCTCATTTCTGGCATGATAAGTCCAATGGTGATGTTTACAAAAAAGGGTATATCCAGAAGTACTGGGGGTTTAACCAAGTACCTCAAGGCGCTGGTGGTTTGTGGATGAATACGGCCATGCCTCTGCTGGATAATCCCGACGTTCGAAAAGGTATCATTGCGGCTTCTGACTTTGACGGTATGATAAAGAACATCATGCGAGGTGATTATCTACGTAAGCCACATGCACTTGGTTTTGGTCATGGCAAATATGACAATCCAAACAATGTCCCGCCAAAGTTTAACCCTGAGCAAGCCATTAAGCATTTCGAAAGCGCTGGGTTTACAAACATTGGTACTGACGGCGTACGTATTAATGAAAAAGGGCAGCGCTTGAGTTTTGCGATTACTTATGGATACCAATCACATACTCCACGAATTGCCTATCTGAAAGAGCAAGCAAAATTAGCCGGATTAGAGTTTAATTTGAACCTAGTCGATGGCTCATCAGCATTTAAATATATCCTTGAGAAGAAGCATCAACTGGCATTTTTAAATATGGGAGGAGGGGAAATTCCGTCTTATTGGGAATATTTTCACTCAGATAACGCCAACAAGGCACAGACCAATGCTCATACTAACTACAGTAGTGATAGTTTAGATAAACTTATAGAAGCATATGACAACGAGTTTGAACAAGAGAAACGTTATCAGCTTTCTCGTCAAATACAAAAATATGTCGAAAATGCGAATGTTATCGTCCCTGGTTATATGGTGCCTTATACTCGGGATGCACATTGGCGATGGTTGAAAGTTGCCCAAGGTGGAATGACGAAACACACGGAGTGGATGTTCCACCCAATGGATATCGGTAACTTTTGGATAGATGCTTCAGACAAAAAGCAAACTCAAAAAGCGATCAAAAGTGGACAAATTTTTCCTGAGGTAACTGTGATTGATGAGCACTATAAGCTCTAA
- the pyrF gene encoding orotidine-5'-phosphate decarboxylase, translated as MIDQKVIVALDYDNQSEALAFVDRIDPASCRLKVGKEMFTLFGPSFVTELHKRGFSVFLDLKFHDIPNTCSKAVRAAAELGVWMVNVHASGGERMMVASREILEPYGKDRPLLIGVTVLTSMEQSDLAGIGLNLAPQEQVVRLAALAKNSGLDGVVCSAQESSLLKNELGKEFKLITPGIRPVGSVQGDQRRIMTPVDAIQAGSDYLVIGRPITQAPDPASVLQSINDSLATA; from the coding sequence ATGATCGACCAAAAAGTTATCGTCGCACTGGATTATGATAATCAATCAGAGGCACTGGCATTTGTAGATAGAATTGATCCAGCGTCTTGTCGATTAAAAGTGGGCAAAGAAATGTTTACGCTATTTGGTCCTAGTTTTGTTACGGAACTACATAAGCGCGGCTTCTCTGTGTTCCTAGACCTTAAGTTTCATGATATTCCTAACACGTGTTCAAAAGCAGTACGTGCTGCAGCAGAACTTGGTGTTTGGATGGTGAATGTTCATGCTAGCGGTGGTGAACGTATGATGGTTGCCTCTCGTGAGATCTTAGAGCCTTACGGCAAAGATCGCCCATTACTCATTGGCGTAACAGTACTCACCAGCATGGAACAAAGTGATTTGGCTGGTATTGGTTTGAACCTTGCACCTCAAGAGCAAGTTGTTCGCTTAGCTGCGCTAGCTAAAAATTCGGGTCTGGATGGTGTGGTATGTTCTGCACAAGAATCTTCCCTGTTAAAAAATGAATTAGGCAAAGAGTTTAAACTGATAACACCCGGCATTCGTCCTGTAGGCTCTGTACAAGGCGATCAACGCCGTATCATGACTCCTGTTGATGCGATACAAGCGGGTTCTGATTATCTTGTTATTGGTCGACCGATCACTCAAGCGCCAGACCCAGCAAGTGTTTTACAATCGATCAATGATAGCTTGGCCACGGCATAA
- the lapB gene encoding lipopolysaccharide assembly protein LapB — protein sequence MLELLFLLLPIAAAYGWYMGHRSAQQDKQEQSHQISRQYVTGLNLLLSDQSDKAVDHFIELLQVDNETIDTHLALGNLFRSRGEVDRAIRIHQNLISRSGLTLEQKNLALQQLAKDYMVSGFLDRAEKIFEQLVEEPDHRESALQQLVTIYQQTREWEKAIHYASQLAKLGKNRARMRTNIAHFWCEEAMLEQSDGNTAKAIQHFKKALSEDSKCVRASIALGKIYLESEDYKRTIQYMAGVLDQDKDFVSDVLPTIAECYHHLGQEDELVEFLRLCIEKKAGVSAELMLAQLVAHHESLAAAQDLLTKQLLKNPTMKGFYRLIDYHIAEAEDGRAKNSLSTLQAMVGEQLKVKPHYRCRKCGFSTHSLYWHCPSCKGWGTIKPIRGLDGE from the coding sequence ATGCTTGAATTACTCTTCTTGCTACTGCCAATTGCTGCTGCCTATGGATGGTACATGGGGCACAGAAGCGCTCAGCAAGATAAGCAGGAACAATCGCACCAGATATCACGTCAGTATGTGACTGGTCTTAACCTCCTTCTTTCTGATCAATCAGATAAGGCGGTTGACCATTTTATCGAATTACTGCAGGTTGATAATGAGACGATAGATACCCACTTAGCGTTGGGTAATCTTTTCCGTTCTCGTGGCGAAGTTGATCGTGCTATCAGGATTCACCAAAACCTTATTTCTCGTTCTGGGCTAACTCTTGAGCAAAAGAACCTCGCGCTCCAACAGCTTGCAAAAGACTATATGGTTTCTGGCTTTTTAGACCGTGCCGAGAAAATCTTTGAGCAGCTAGTCGAGGAGCCAGACCATCGTGAAAGCGCGCTCCAACAACTTGTTACTATCTATCAACAGACACGTGAGTGGGAAAAAGCCATCCATTACGCAAGCCAGTTAGCTAAGTTGGGAAAGAATCGCGCCCGTATGCGTACCAATATCGCACACTTTTGGTGTGAAGAGGCGATGTTGGAGCAAAGTGATGGCAACACCGCGAAGGCAATTCAGCATTTTAAAAAGGCCTTATCAGAAGACTCTAAGTGTGTGCGTGCAAGTATCGCTTTAGGCAAAATATATCTTGAATCAGAAGACTATAAACGCACCATACAGTATATGGCGGGTGTTTTAGATCAGGACAAAGACTTTGTCAGTGACGTTTTGCCGACGATTGCGGAATGCTACCACCATTTGGGTCAAGAAGATGAACTGGTTGAATTTTTACGCTTGTGTATTGAGAAAAAAGCCGGTGTATCTGCTGAATTAATGTTGGCTCAACTCGTTGCTCATCACGAAAGTTTGGCCGCTGCACAAGATTTGCTAACAAAGCAGCTACTCAAGAACCCGACGATGAAAGGGTTTTATCGTCTGATCGATTACCATATTGCCGAGGCCGAAGATGGTCGTGCTAAAAACAGTTTATCAACATTGCAAGCTATGGTGGGAGAACAGTTAAAAGTAAAACCACATTATCGTTGCAGAAAATGCGGATTCTCGACGCATTCACTTTATTGGCACTGCCCTTCATGTAAAGGGTGGGGAACGATTAAACCGATCCGCGGATTGGACGGTGAATAA
- a CDS encoding LapA family protein, translated as MNIVTIIKGIAILALFLIALALGSQNQAPVTFSFLIAKSEFHLSTLLGLVFVSGFAICGVASIWVQIKLKHQIKNLKKQLRKYEPKEAQSNEKSVSKSVAVKKA; from the coding sequence ATGAACATTGTCACCATTATCAAAGGCATAGCCATTTTAGCGCTTTTTCTTATCGCACTTGCCTTGGGCTCTCAAAACCAAGCACCTGTCACTTTTAGCTTTCTGATCGCGAAAAGCGAATTCCACCTTTCAACCTTATTAGGACTGGTTTTTGTCAGCGGCTTTGCAATTTGTGGTGTTGCTTCTATTTGGGTACAAATCAAGTTAAAGCACCAAATCAAGAACCTGAAAAAACAATTACGTAAATACGAACCAAAAGAAGCACAATCGAACGAGAAGTCCGTATCAAAATCAGTCGCAGTAAAGAAAGCATAA
- the ihfB gene encoding integration host factor subunit beta — protein sequence MTKSELIERLCAEQTHLSAKEVEDAVKDILEQMASTLEGGDRIEIRGFGSFSLHYREPRVGRNPKTGDKVELEGKHVPHFKPGKELRERVNIGN from the coding sequence ATGACTAAATCAGAATTGATTGAAAGACTTTGTGCTGAGCAAACACATTTATCAGCAAAAGAGGTTGAAGACGCGGTAAAAGATATCTTGGAGCAAATGGCCTCAACTCTAGAAGGCGGCGATCGCATTGAGATTCGTGGTTTTGGTAGTTTCTCTCTCCATTATCGTGAACCTCGAGTCGGTCGTAACCCTAAAACGGGTGATAAGGTTGAATTAGAGGGCAAGCACGTCCCGCACTTCAAGCCTGGTAAAGAGCTCAGAGAGCGAGTCAATATCGGTAATTAA